Proteins from a single region of Desulfolutivibrio sulfoxidireducens:
- a CDS encoding PAS domain-containing hybrid sensor histidine kinase/response regulator, with translation MLISPEGRILSSDLALPRRLGVVPADFLGADIYSFFDPESAALRRKAAAMVLCSGEPLCYCDESRPGRIYDTRIIPVYGPERRIDALTIFVRDITSEERAERERHKLAAAIEQAAEAVIIADPNFNIEYVNQAFEDMTGYSRKEVFGRDLESFYTGRLQEEQFKLCAKLLAKGEVCADRFHLVSKTGEVCVCDQSVSSVRAKYGVNLGYVFVWRDATQVSKLEEQLRRAQKMEAIGALASGIAHDFNNILGPIILHAELCLSRMHERPPLESSLPEILEAAKRAKALAGQLLHLGRDRGKDTPIPFRLSTLIKECVTLLKPGLSPDIRVKLQLDSRSDLILADPDHVHQVIMNLATNAADAMREAGGDLTFAISEETVGETNWSRHSGLPAGKYIRLTVSDTGHGMSPTCLERIFEPFFSTKARTGGVGLGLSVVQNIVARLRGALDVESEPGKGTSFHIFFPMSDVPEAVAPQPRHTMPLPRNTARILFVDDDEATAVSLTAALTGLGYAVECRVTAVEALRAFLRRPEGFDLAMLDLFMPHMNGLALAKELMYVRPDLPVVLFSAYTDRVSSEEMRQCGIKAFLSKPFDMATLDKTIRQACGQDAYEGP, from the coding sequence GTGCTTATCAGCCCCGAAGGTCGGATTCTGTCCAGCGACCTGGCCTTGCCCAGGCGTCTGGGCGTGGTGCCGGCGGACTTCCTCGGGGCCGACATCTATTCGTTTTTCGACCCCGAGTCCGCCGCCTTGCGCCGAAAGGCCGCCGCCATGGTCTTATGTTCGGGGGAGCCCCTGTGCTATTGCGACGAATCCAGGCCCGGACGCATCTACGACACCCGGATCATCCCCGTGTACGGTCCGGAACGCCGCATCGACGCCCTGACCATCTTTGTCCGGGACATCACCTCCGAGGAGCGGGCCGAGAGGGAACGCCACAAACTGGCCGCGGCCATCGAGCAGGCGGCGGAGGCGGTGATCATCGCGGACCCCAACTTCAACATCGAATACGTCAACCAGGCCTTCGAGGACATGACCGGCTATTCCCGCAAAGAGGTTTTCGGGCGCGACCTGGAGAGTTTTTACACCGGCCGGCTCCAGGAGGAGCAATTCAAGCTGTGCGCCAAGTTGCTGGCAAAAGGCGAGGTCTGCGCGGACCGTTTTCATCTGGTGTCCAAGACGGGCGAGGTCTGCGTATGCGACCAGTCCGTGTCCTCGGTCCGGGCCAAATACGGCGTCAACCTCGGGTATGTTTTCGTCTGGCGCGACGCCACCCAGGTCTCCAAGCTGGAGGAGCAGTTGCGCCGGGCCCAGAAGATGGAGGCCATCGGTGCCCTGGCCAGCGGCATCGCCCATGATTTCAACAACATTCTCGGCCCCATCATCCTGCACGCCGAGCTGTGTCTGAGCAGGATGCACGAGCGCCCCCCCTTGGAAAGCTCCCTGCCCGAGATTCTCGAGGCCGCCAAAAGGGCCAAGGCCTTGGCCGGGCAGCTCCTGCACCTGGGACGCGACCGGGGAAAGGACACCCCCATCCCCTTCCGCTTGAGCACGCTGATCAAGGAATGCGTCACGCTGCTCAAGCCCGGCCTGTCCCCGGACATACGCGTCAAGCTTCAACTCGATTCCCGGTCCGACCTGATCCTGGCCGACCCGGACCATGTCCATCAGGTGATCATGAACCTGGCGACCAATGCCGCGGACGCCATGCGCGAAGCCGGCGGGGACCTGACCTTCGCCATCTCCGAAGAGACCGTCGGTGAAACGAACTGGAGCCGGCATTCCGGCCTTCCGGCCGGGAAATACATCCGCCTCACGGTCAGCGACACCGGGCACGGCATGTCCCCCACCTGCCTGGAGAGGATTTTCGAGCCCTTTTTCAGCACCAAGGCCAGGACCGGGGGCGTGGGACTGGGCTTAAGCGTGGTCCAAAACATCGTGGCCCGCCTGCGGGGGGCCCTCGACGTGGAAAGCGAACCGGGCAAGGGGACGTCCTTCCACATCTTTTTCCCCATGTCGGACGTCCCGGAGGCCGTGGCCCCGCAGCCGCGACACACCATGCCGCTGCCCCGGAACACGGCCCGGATATTGTTCGTGGACGACGACGAGGCCACGGCCGTCAGCCTGACGGCGGCCCTGACCGGACTGGGCTACGCCGTGGAGTGTAGAGTGACGGCCGTCGAGGCCCTGAGGGCCTTTTTGCGCCGTCCGGAGGGATTCGACCTGGCCATGCTCGACCTGTTCATGCCTCATATGAACGGCCTGGCCCTGGCCAAAGAGCTCATGTACGTCCGTCCCGACCTGCCCGTGGTTCTTTTTTCCGCCTATACCGACAGGGTCTCGTCCGAGGAAATGAGGCAATGCGGCATCAAGGCCTTTTTGTCCAAACCCTTTGACATGGCGACCCTGGACAAGACCATCCGCCAGGCCTGCGGCCAGGATGCGTACGAAGGGCCTTGA
- a CDS encoding sigma-54-dependent transcriptional regulator — protein sequence MGNILIIDDDTSFCRALVAVISEMDLHVETAHTLGEGLKKIRRGGYDVVILDVVLPDGNGLDAIVEIGEAPDQPEIIILTGSGDPDGAELAVKSGAWDYITKPPTMNKIRLPVARAVEYHARKAARPPEALRREAIIGGSQALRACLDMVARAAKSASNVLITGETGTGKELFARAIHQNSDRKDCPFVVVDCAALPEHLVESMLFGHEKGAFTTADKRHVGLIRQAHGGVLFLDEVGELPLEVQKAFLRVLQERRFRPVGGTREEESDFRVVAATNRDLDEMVAAWRFRQDLLFRLRTITIDLPPLRERTGDIEALARHFLETLTRETDGGPKRTSPEFWGALLEYTWPGNVRELGNALESALAAAGNDPVLLPRHLPINIRAMLARMSVNGGPCQADLEPMEERIVFSHDNFPTIKDFRTDALARVEHRYLAELLRVSEGKIQRACALSGLSRARLYALMKQYSIER from the coding sequence ATGGGCAACATCCTCATCATCGACGACGACACAAGCTTCTGCCGCGCCCTGGTGGCCGTGATTTCCGAAATGGATCTTCACGTTGAAACCGCGCACACGCTGGGCGAAGGCCTGAAAAAAATCCGGCGGGGCGGGTACGACGTGGTCATTCTGGACGTGGTCCTGCCCGACGGCAACGGCCTGGACGCCATCGTCGAGATAGGGGAGGCCCCGGACCAGCCGGAGATCATCATCCTTACCGGCTCGGGCGACCCGGACGGGGCGGAGTTGGCCGTCAAAAGCGGGGCCTGGGACTACATCACCAAGCCGCCGACCATGAACAAGATCCGCCTGCCGGTGGCCCGGGCTGTGGAATACCACGCCCGCAAGGCCGCGCGGCCGCCCGAGGCGCTTCGGCGCGAGGCGATCATCGGCGGCAGCCAGGCCCTTCGGGCCTGCCTGGACATGGTCGCCAGGGCCGCGAAAAGCGCCTCCAACGTCCTGATCACCGGCGAGACCGGCACGGGCAAGGAGCTCTTCGCCCGGGCCATCCATCAAAACAGCGACCGCAAGGACTGCCCCTTCGTGGTGGTGGACTGCGCGGCCCTGCCCGAGCATCTGGTGGAAAGCATGCTCTTCGGGCACGAGAAGGGCGCCTTCACCACGGCGGACAAGCGGCATGTCGGGCTGATCAGGCAGGCCCACGGCGGCGTCCTGTTTCTGGACGAGGTGGGCGAACTGCCCCTGGAGGTCCAGAAGGCCTTTTTGCGCGTGCTCCAAGAGCGCCGCTTCCGACCCGTCGGCGGGACGCGGGAGGAGGAGAGCGACTTTCGGGTGGTGGCCGCCACCAACAGGGACCTGGACGAGATGGTGGCCGCCTGGCGATTCCGACAGGACCTGCTCTTCCGGTTGCGGACCATCACCATCGACCTGCCCCCCCTGCGGGAGCGCACCGGCGACATCGAGGCCCTGGCCCGCCATTTTCTGGAAACGCTGACCAGGGAAACGGACGGCGGGCCCAAGCGGACCTCCCCTGAATTCTGGGGGGCTCTCCTGGAATATACCTGGCCCGGCAACGTGCGCGAACTCGGAAACGCCCTGGAGAGCGCCCTGGCCGCGGCGGGAAACGATCCGGTCCTTTTGCCCCGCCATCTGCCGATCAACATCCGGGCCATGCTCGCCCGCATGTCCGTGAACGGGGGCCCTTGCCAGGCCGACCTTGAGCCCATGGAGGAGCGCATCGTCTTTAGCCACGACAACTTCCCGACCATCAAGGACTTTCGCACCGACGCCCTGGCCAGGGTGGAGCATCGCTACCTGGCCGAGCTTTTGCGCGTCTCGGAGGGAAAGATACAGCGGGCCTGCGCCCTTTCCGGCCTGTCCAGGGCCAGGCTGTACGCCCTGATGAAGCAGTATTCCATCGAACGCTGA